One genomic segment of Fervidobacterium pennivorans includes these proteins:
- a CDS encoding GAF domain-containing protein, producing the protein MKKLIQKNNFTNLKSFLFQLLELIISFAIVITLHLTSVISSSVTIVFLVAFIFIWSARYGLLPFLVSISIFQLLLLTLFKQVQNIGGLSLNTVSIFTIVVGLIIGVVGEMLNKKIRDLQNDKKRLELENQKLLSAIGDMRVVISQLQMRIYFEGEGLIVLLERLRELEILDVDEMLTRAVEIIAEFFELENLHLYRCEGNFMRYVAGIGQKRLPNSLDATKSSVIYDALQNGYSTLPKVIMKADITSFEPWFAVVIGEKSNAFGVFVVEDVSPEKFSETLVKYISAVAGWLYANVRTILQEERALEEVYKKPDGTWDENYYIKKKKVFEKRKERFGIPYEELCITYKSEYHNSIVNTFRKSDVLVAYPTNGKIVLRALLAVCDAQGKAKILERLINKYEIEVC; encoded by the coding sequence TGCTATAGTGATTACCTTGCACCTCACTTCTGTTATAAGCTCTTCAGTTACAATTGTTTTTCTTGTTGCCTTCATCTTCATATGGTCCGCAAGATATGGGTTACTGCCTTTCTTAGTATCGATTTCGATATTCCAGTTACTGCTACTAACACTTTTCAAACAAGTGCAAAACATTGGTGGACTGAGTTTAAATACCGTTTCAATTTTTACCATTGTTGTTGGACTCATAATTGGAGTTGTTGGTGAGATGCTTAATAAAAAGATTAGAGATTTACAAAACGATAAGAAAAGACTGGAGCTGGAAAACCAGAAGCTACTTTCTGCTATAGGCGATATGAGAGTAGTCATCTCTCAATTGCAAATGAGAATTTACTTTGAAGGTGAAGGATTGATAGTTTTACTTGAAAGGCTTAGAGAATTGGAAATACTAGATGTGGATGAAATGCTTACGAGGGCTGTCGAAATTATCGCTGAGTTCTTCGAACTCGAAAATCTTCATCTCTACCGCTGCGAGGGGAACTTCATGAGGTATGTAGCTGGCATAGGTCAGAAAAGACTACCAAATTCGCTCGATGCAACAAAATCCAGTGTCATTTACGATGCTCTTCAAAACGGATATTCAACGCTTCCCAAAGTTATAATGAAAGCAGATATAACTTCCTTCGAACCTTGGTTTGCCGTGGTAATTGGTGAAAAATCAAATGCCTTTGGTGTTTTCGTCGTTGAAGATGTTTCGCCAGAAAAGTTTTCAGAAACTCTTGTAAAATACATAAGTGCTGTTGCAGGTTGGTTGTATGCAAACGTCAGGACAATACTGCAAGAAGAGAGAGCTCTGGAAGAAGTCTACAAAAAACCAGACGGAACTTGGGACGAAAATTACTACATTAAAAAGAAGAAAGTCTTCGAGAAACGAAAAGAAAGATTTGGCATACCTTATGAGGAATTATGTATAACCTACAAATCCGAATACCACAACTCCATAGTAAACACTTTCAGAAAATCCGATGTGCTAGTAGCATACCCTACAAATGGTAAAATTGTCCTAAGAGCCCTCTTAGCTGTCTGCGACGCTCAAGGAAAGGCAAAAATACTTGAGAGGTTGATCAATAAATATGA